The following proteins are encoded in a genomic region of Neospora caninum Liverpool complete genome, chromosome XI:
- a CDS encoding Dusp7 protein, related, translating into MNEILPFLFLGGLKDAENPAALEAAGVRAVVTCCTYQECPKYTEKEGLDYFRVDVEDTSREPLHLYFQEAGQFIDRYVSRQQTVLVHCKAGVSRSASVVLSYLIGCKKFALQEAFFHVLTKRPCICPNIGFMEQLCAYEREVRDSCSVCMFKYTDWYTADSSYRPAIPDLEP; encoded by the exons ATGAACGAgattcttcccttcctctttctgggAGGCCTCAAAGACGCGGAGAATCCCGCGGCTCTGGAGGCTGCAGGCGTTCGCGCGGTTGTCACCTGTTGCACTTACCAGGAGTGCCCGAAATAcaccgagaaagaaggactTGACTACTTCCGCGTTGACGTCGAGGACACGAGTCGAGAGCCGCTCCACCTCTACTTCCAAGAGGCAGGCCAGTTCATCGACCGCTATGTCTCTCGGCAGCAGACTGTGCTCGTACACTGCAA AGCTGGAGTGTCGCGGTCGGCGTCCGTTGTTCTCTCGTATCTAATTGGATGCAAG AAGTTTGCCCTACAAGAGGCCTTTTTCCATGTTTTGACGAAGCGGCCCTGCATTTGCCCAAATATTGGTTTCATGGAGCAGCTGTGCGCGTACGAAAGAGAGGTCCGAGACAGCTGCTCTGTGTGTATGTTCAAGTACACAGACTGGTATACGGCGGATAGCTCGTATCGGCCCGCGATTCCTGACTTAGAGCCCTGA
- a CDS encoding SRS domain-containing protein, translating to MTDPTTCVSPLGTIPLAGLLKGDGASDVHWKPDFVNHAVVLTVPPKNLPPVDKKFIVGCTEVAQGYCLLHITLSAGTSSTDNQSVSCAYGSASNEQVQKVTITPKNPTFTLNCSTDGTMQPTSFTTNYCADADTVQDDCTQKYASLLDGYSKTWWHVSQTQTSNQATLTIPADKFPEAETKLGLGCKATTPLSNSTTCKVELTITRNNSSSVWRLSLSVTAFLALTGALPFLM from the coding sequence ATGACGGACCCAACAACCTGCGTTAGTCCTTTGGGGACTATACCTCTCGCAGGTCTCTTGAAAGGTGACGGAGCAAGCGATGTCCACTGGAAGCCGGATTTCGTGAATCACGCGGTTGTGCTAACCGTTCCACCAAAGAATCTCCCACCTGTTGACAAGAAATTCATTGTCGGGTGCACTGAGGTGGCTCAGGGCTACTGTCTTCTTCATATTACGCTCTCTGCGGGGACTTCTTCTACGGACAATCAAAGTGTTTCTTGTGCTTATGGTAGTGCTAGTAATGAGCAAGTTCAGAAGGTGACAATAACACCAAAAAACCCAACGTTTACTCTTAATTGTAGCACAGATGGAACTATGCAACCAACAAGCTTCACTACAAACTACTGTGCGGATGCCGATACGGTACAGGACGACTGTACTCAGAAGTACGCAAGCTTGTTAGACGGTTACAGTAAGACGTGGTGGCATGTTTCCCAAACACAAACAAGTAATCAGGCGACGCTGACAATCCCGGCGGATAAGTTCCCTGAAGCCGAGACGAAATTGGGGCTTGGTTGCAAGGCTACCACGCCACTCTCAAATTCGACTACCTGTAAAGTGGAGCTCACAATCACGCGGAATAATTCAAGTTCAGTGTGGCGTCTTTCCCTGAGTGTGACGGCTTTTTTGGCTTTGACTGgggctcttcccttcttAATGTAA